One genomic window of Sphingobacterium oryzagri includes the following:
- a CDS encoding TatD family hydrolase, whose product MHVPYIDIHTHCTLESTTDEFSLPNIIISKNYLYPLPCSLGIHPWYIDSAPTAQLDALHDHGKKVTVLAIGECGLDKLCDTDWALQEAVFRKQINFANSVGKPLIVHCVRAYQECLQLLRQERVHVPVIFHGFEKHPTLAQQIYNKGFYISFGAAILAGKKDDLIRQAPLDKIFLETDDKSTKIVDIYMYFCRVRNMEVDQLKDRVYQNFKRIFNYQLVQ is encoded by the coding sequence ATGCATGTTCCTTATATTGACATACATACCCATTGTACCTTGGAAAGTACGACCGACGAATTTTCCTTGCCTAATATTATTATCTCCAAAAATTACCTTTATCCGCTCCCCTGTTCGCTCGGTATCCACCCGTGGTATATTGATAGCGCACCGACAGCCCAATTAGATGCTTTGCACGATCACGGCAAAAAAGTGACGGTGCTGGCTATTGGTGAGTGCGGCCTGGATAAATTGTGTGATACCGACTGGGCATTACAGGAAGCTGTTTTCCGCAAACAGATCAACTTTGCCAATAGCGTGGGTAAGCCCTTGATTGTGCATTGTGTTAGAGCGTATCAAGAATGTTTGCAGCTCTTGCGGCAAGAGCGCGTACATGTTCCGGTCATCTTTCACGGTTTTGAAAAACACCCCACCCTTGCGCAACAAATTTACAACAAAGGCTTTTATATTAGTTTCGGCGCTGCTATTCTCGCTGGTAAAAAAGACGACCTGATACGACAGGCGCCACTGGACAAAATTTTCCTGGAAACCGATGATAAATCTACTAAAATAGTAGATATTTATATGTATTTTTGCCGCGTTCGAAATATGGAGGTCGATCAGTTGAAGGATCGGGTGTACCAGAACTTTAAACGCATATTTAATTATCAATTAGTACAATGA
- a CDS encoding TIGR03915 family putative DNA repair protein: protein MQKPVDIIFDGSWPGLLTVIFDVFDYKLLPLSVSAENSQEALFQARHTVVTDLAKAERVHGGLVKKVEKNGVTELWHTYLSELPEAPLLIVQVAMYYFNAVAGVQANFAHSVVIQIKKIVKSVSRERHRMKAFTRFQLLKDGLYFALIEPDFNVLPLIQKHFKDRYADQRWVIYDVKRQYGISYDLQQVTEVTFSHVEGLDNQQLLDFHSEEESLYVDLWKRYFQAVNITERKNLKLHIQHVPRRYWRYLQEKSFGRTTE, encoded by the coding sequence ATGCAAAAACCGGTTGATATTATTTTTGACGGCAGCTGGCCCGGCTTACTGACGGTGATTTTTGATGTCTTTGATTACAAATTATTACCGCTGTCTGTATCTGCAGAAAATTCGCAAGAGGCCTTGTTTCAAGCGAGACATACTGTCGTTACTGATTTGGCAAAGGCTGAGCGCGTGCATGGGGGTTTAGTAAAAAAAGTAGAAAAAAATGGCGTAACCGAACTGTGGCATACCTATTTATCCGAATTACCGGAAGCTCCCTTATTGATTGTACAAGTGGCGATGTATTATTTTAATGCTGTCGCAGGCGTGCAGGCCAACTTTGCGCACAGCGTGGTTATCCAGATCAAAAAAATTGTGAAATCCGTGTCGCGGGAAAGACATCGGATGAAAGCATTTACACGTTTTCAGTTATTGAAAGACGGTCTGTACTTTGCTCTGATCGAGCCTGATTTTAATGTCTTACCGCTTATCCAAAAGCATTTTAAAGATCGCTACGCCGATCAGCGATGGGTGATTTACGACGTTAAACGTCAATATGGGATCAGTTATGATCTGCAGCAGGTGACCGAAGTGACCTTCAGTCATGTGGAAGGTTTGGATAATCAGCAATTGCTCGATTTTCATAGCGAGGAGGAAAGTCTTTACGTCGATCTTTGGAAACGCTATTTCCAGGCGGTAAACATCACCGAGCGAAAAAATTTAAAATTGCACATTCAGCATGTCCCACGCCGTTATTGGCGCTACTTGCAGGAAAAATCTTTTGGGCGAACGACGGAATAA
- a CDS encoding exonuclease domain-containing protein, with product MNKQKHFAVVDIETTGNHASGNRITEIAILIHNGKKVVEEYQTLINPTCAIPLAIQTLTGITPEMVEDAPTFDDVAEDIYHLLQGKIFIAHNVNFDYTFLVKELKQAGYDWQAPKLCTVRLSRKIFPGHKSYSLGNICKQFDIPIAARHRAMGDAAATVTLFDLLLKNDAGGYIAESLHKNTEHRLPTHLQIEQFVRLPETAGIYIFRDKKGKIIYIGKAINIKKRVLSHFSGSNSSLKRQQFINDICTIDFEESGTELMALLMECQLIKKHWPIHNRALKQYEPKYALIHYQDIRGYDRLAISKVNQQTTSLRYFESVGEANLFLSKLMADFKLTPAFCTFYSPATQTREDRKINYSELPELSAYSEVMQNVFTYLRENNRSFLFIDRGRKEDEHSYIYYKDHKLYAFGFVEGLDEWYHAEDIVSYRDKCISNFYMQQMLLQYAERYPEKVHVLPKVSEFS from the coding sequence GTGAATAAACAAAAACATTTTGCGGTAGTCGATATAGAGACCACGGGGAACCATGCGAGCGGAAATCGGATCACTGAAATTGCGATATTAATTCATAACGGCAAGAAAGTAGTCGAAGAATATCAAACACTGATCAACCCGACATGCGCTATTCCGCTGGCTATACAAACCCTCACGGGCATCACGCCAGAAATGGTGGAAGATGCGCCTACGTTTGATGACGTTGCCGAAGATATATACCATCTTTTGCAAGGCAAAATATTCATTGCGCATAATGTAAACTTTGACTACACCTTTTTGGTCAAAGAGCTCAAACAAGCGGGCTATGATTGGCAAGCACCTAAATTGTGCACTGTCAGACTCTCGCGCAAAATTTTTCCGGGACATAAATCGTATAGCTTAGGCAACATCTGCAAACAATTTGATATTCCTATCGCTGCGCGCCACCGCGCCATGGGCGATGCCGCTGCGACGGTAACATTGTTTGATCTGTTGCTGAAAAATGATGCGGGCGGCTACATCGCAGAAAGCTTGCATAAAAACACGGAACATCGACTTCCTACGCATCTGCAAATCGAGCAATTTGTACGTTTGCCGGAAACGGCGGGCATCTATATCTTTCGGGACAAAAAGGGAAAAATCATATACATTGGAAAAGCGATTAATATTAAAAAGCGGGTATTAAGCCATTTTAGCGGCTCGAACAGCAGCTTGAAGCGACAACAATTTATCAATGATATCTGCACCATTGATTTTGAGGAGTCTGGCACCGAATTGATGGCGCTTTTGATGGAATGCCAATTGATCAAAAAACATTGGCCCATCCATAACCGCGCGCTGAAGCAATATGAACCTAAATATGCCTTGATACATTATCAGGATATCCGCGGCTACGATAGGCTAGCGATTAGTAAAGTAAATCAGCAAACGACCAGTTTACGGTATTTCGAATCGGTGGGTGAAGCCAATCTTTTCTTATCCAAATTGATGGCCGACTTTAAATTGACGCCGGCATTTTGTACGTTTTACTCCCCGGCCACACAAACGCGGGAAGATCGCAAGATCAATTATAGCGAATTGCCGGAATTATCAGCTTATTCGGAAGTTATGCAAAACGTGTTTACTTACCTACGCGAAAACAATCGCTCATTTCTATTTATTGACCGCGGCCGAAAGGAAGACGAACATAGCTACATCTATTACAAAGATCACAAACTATACGCCTTTGGCTTTGTGGAAGGTCTAGACGAGTGGTACCATGCTGAAGACATTGTTTCGTATCGCGATAAATGCATTAGCAATTTCTACATGCAGCAGATGCTGTTGCAATACGCCGAGCGCTATCCGGAAAAAGTACATGTGCTACCTAAAGTTTCGGAATTTTCCTGA
- the fbp gene encoding class 1 fructose-bisphosphatase, translating into MAFKTLGQFIIEKQADFPYAKGELSRLLRDIGIAAKMINREVNKAGLADILGEVGQQNIQGEEQKKLDVYADEQFIEALSRGGECCYIASEEHEDGIDLSIYPTNQEGKYIVCIDPLDGSSNIDLNVSVGSIFSIYRRKRYGVPIQMDEILQYGHEQVAAGYVIYGSSTMLVYSTGKGVNGFTLDPSIGEFCLSHPDMKIPTDGTIYSVNEGNYLKFPQYIKDYIKYCQQEDANSKRPYTSRYIGSMVADLHRTLVVGGIFLYPETAQHPQGKLRLLYECSPMAFIIEQAGGKAISVSTNVSEIKPQTLHQRAPIVIGSKHMVEKVEQIMLLHQENSETLGSTCTFSG; encoded by the coding sequence ATGGCATTCAAAACTTTAGGGCAATTTATTATTGAAAAGCAGGCGGACTTTCCGTATGCCAAAGGAGAGTTATCGCGACTATTGCGCGACATCGGTATCGCAGCCAAAATGATTAATCGGGAGGTCAATAAAGCTGGTCTTGCTGATATATTAGGCGAGGTCGGTCAGCAAAATATTCAGGGAGAAGAGCAAAAAAAACTGGATGTTTATGCGGATGAGCAATTTATTGAAGCATTAAGCAGGGGAGGAGAATGTTGTTATATTGCATCTGAAGAACATGAAGATGGTATCGATCTGTCTATTTACCCCACCAATCAGGAAGGAAAGTATATTGTCTGTATAGATCCACTAGACGGATCGTCAAACATCGATTTAAATGTTTCGGTAGGTTCCATATTTTCCATTTACCGCCGTAAGCGCTATGGTGTTCCGATTCAAATGGATGAAATCTTGCAGTATGGACACGAGCAAGTTGCTGCTGGTTATGTTATCTATGGCTCGTCGACCATGTTAGTTTACAGCACAGGCAAAGGCGTAAACGGTTTTACCTTAGATCCGTCCATCGGCGAATTTTGTTTGTCGCATCCCGATATGAAAATTCCGACCGACGGAACAATTTATTCTGTTAATGAAGGAAATTACCTGAAATTTCCGCAATACATAAAAGATTACATCAAATACTGTCAGCAGGAAGACGCCAATTCCAAGCGACCGTACACCTCACGTTACATAGGCTCGATGGTAGCCGATTTACATCGTACATTGGTGGTTGGTGGGATATTCCTGTATCCGGAAACAGCACAACACCCGCAAGGCAAGCTACGTTTGTTGTACGAATGTAGCCCGATGGCTTTTATCATCGAACAGGCAGGTGGCAAAGCTATTTCTGTTTCTACAAATGTGAGTGAGATAAAACCGCAAACGCTTCATCAGCGCGCGCCCATTGTGATCGGGAGCAAACATATGGTCGAAAAGGTAGAACAGATTATGCTCTTGCATCAGGAAAATTCCGAAACTTTAGGTAGCACATGTACTTTTTCCGGATAG
- a CDS encoding tRNA threonylcarbamoyladenosine dehydratase, with the protein MKDLSWLSRTEALTGREALEKLAKTHVMILGLGGVGSFAAEFICRAGVGKMTIIDGDTVDPTNRNRQLPALATNHGVAKAEIMRERLLAINPELELHVVQDFVIPETIPALLDLKPDYCVEAIDSITPKLFFIRRVLEANIPFVSSMGAGGKMDPTKIRIADISKSYNCKLAHHIRKKLRKHGIRDGVKVAFSTELPDKNSLLYTDGSNFKKSAYGTMSYLPAAFGGAIASVAIRDLIGVKFT; encoded by the coding sequence ATGAAAGATTTATCGTGGCTTTCTAGAACGGAAGCTTTGACGGGACGGGAAGCACTGGAAAAATTGGCAAAAACGCATGTGATGATATTGGGTTTGGGCGGCGTAGGATCATTTGCGGCCGAGTTTATCTGTCGCGCTGGTGTCGGCAAAATGACGATCATCGACGGTGATACGGTCGATCCGACGAATAGAAACAGACAACTGCCGGCATTGGCTACCAATCATGGTGTGGCCAAAGCCGAGATTATGAGGGAACGCTTATTGGCCATTAATCCTGAACTGGAGCTTCACGTGGTGCAAGATTTTGTGATACCGGAAACCATTCCCGCTTTATTGGACCTGAAACCAGATTATTGTGTAGAGGCGATCGACAGCATCACGCCCAAGCTATTCTTCATCCGCCGCGTGCTGGAGGCCAATATTCCTTTTGTAAGTTCTATGGGAGCGGGCGGTAAAATGGATCCAACAAAAATTCGTATCGCGGATATTAGCAAGTCGTATAATTGTAAGCTGGCGCATCATATTCGGAAGAAACTGCGTAAGCACGGCATACGTGATGGCGTTAAAGTAGCTTTTTCTACTGAATTGCCAGATAAAAATTCCCTGCTTTACACCGACGGCAGTAACTTCAAGAAATCCGCTTACGGCACCATGTCTTATCTGCCTGCTGCTTTTGGTGGCGCTATTGCTTCGGTAGCGATTCGCGACTTGATCGGCGTCAAATTTACCTAG